One Roseofilum capinflatum BLCC-M114 DNA segment encodes these proteins:
- a CDS encoding DUF2256 domain-containing protein, which produces MARHRLKSDLPTKICPVCNRPFTWRKKWAKCWDEVKYCSERCRRDRR; this is translated from the coding sequence ATGGCTCGTCATCGATTAAAATCTGATTTGCCCACCAAAATCTGTCCTGTTTGCAATCGCCCCTTTACCTGGCGCAAGAAATGGGCTAAATGTTGGGATGAGGTAAAATACTGTTCTGAACGCTGTCGCCGCGATCGCCGATAA
- a CDS encoding isoaspartyl peptidase/L-asparaginase — MTQPKLIIHGGAGSSLQGKGGVEAVRQSLYEILKQVYASLEAGTPALEAVIQGCHLLEDDPRYNAGTGSVLQSDGQIRMSASLMEGESQTFSGVINVSRVKNPIDLAKVLQEKSDRILSDVGAMELVRELQLPIHNPLTDLRLNEWLQDRKDNFKRSMANVLASPAPGTGTIGVVALDNQGKIAAGTSTGGKGFEYIGRVSDSAMPAGNYATSAAGISCTGIGEDIINECIAARIVVRVTDGMSLAAAFEKTMSESKANQRDLGAIGIDKTGQIAWGKTSEILLAAYHTGEQLGDTLEWTSSDEVSGSI; from the coding sequence ATGACTCAACCCAAACTGATCATTCACGGAGGTGCAGGCAGCTCCCTACAAGGCAAAGGAGGTGTTGAAGCCGTCCGCCAATCCCTGTATGAAATTCTCAAACAAGTGTATGCCAGCTTAGAAGCGGGAACACCAGCCTTAGAAGCGGTGATTCAAGGCTGTCATTTACTCGAAGACGATCCCCGCTATAATGCTGGAACGGGTTCAGTGTTGCAGTCGGATGGTCAAATTCGCATGAGTGCTTCTCTGATGGAGGGCGAGAGCCAAACCTTTAGTGGTGTGATCAACGTTTCGCGGGTTAAAAATCCCATTGATTTAGCTAAAGTTTTGCAAGAAAAGAGCGATCGCATTCTCTCTGATGTAGGAGCCATGGAACTGGTGCGAGAACTCCAACTTCCCATTCATAATCCCTTAACCGATTTGCGCTTAAATGAATGGTTACAAGACCGCAAAGATAATTTTAAACGCAGTATGGCCAACGTCCTGGCTAGTCCCGCTCCTGGAACCGGAACCATCGGTGTAGTCGCCCTCGACAACCAAGGCAAAATTGCGGCTGGAACCTCCACCGGAGGCAAAGGATTTGAATATATTGGGCGCGTCAGTGATTCGGCTATGCCTGCCGGAAATTATGCCACCTCTGCTGCCGGAATTAGCTGTACCGGCATTGGCGAAGATATCATCAACGAATGTATCGCCGCTCGTATCGTCGTCCGCGTCACCGATGGCATGTCCTTAGCTGCGGCCTTTGAAAAAACCATGAGCGAATCTAAAGCCAATCAACGGGATTTAGGAGCGATCGGAATTGACAAAACCGGTCAAATTGCCTGGGGAAAAACATCAGAAATTCTCCTTGCTGCTTACCACACGGGCGAACAACTCGGCGACACCCTAGAATGGACTTCCTCAGATGAAGTAAGCGGCTCGATTTAG